The following are encoded together in the Bacillus sp. V2I10 genome:
- a CDS encoding ATP-grasp domain-containing protein encodes MKKENEINILFTSSGRRVALINNFKEVYNQYNIRGKIITADLKNNVPSAYFSDKHMIVPKISSPKYLEELINICKQESIHLIIPLIDTELTLLAKSRTLFEEIGVKVLVSSVELNEIASDKTKTYDFFVEKGLQTPKVYTNEELDKKAFRFPLLIKPLDGSSSKGVTKILNEKELDFFCEYIPNAMVQEFVEGTEYTVDVMVDFKGNIKTIVPRMRIETRAGEVSKGVTEKNGIIINAVEEVVNLLPQPVGCLTLQLFKKTNGDITFIEINPRFGGGIPLSIQAGANFPLWTIQACKGENFTVQDYSWKENLTMLRFDEAVYTERINYAN; translated from the coding sequence ATGAAAAAGGAAAATGAGATAAATATATTATTTACAAGTTCTGGAAGAAGAGTTGCGTTAATAAATAATTTTAAAGAGGTTTATAATCAGTATAATATAAGAGGGAAAATTATAACTGCTGATTTAAAAAATAATGTCCCATCAGCTTATTTTAGCGACAAGCATATGATAGTACCCAAAATAAGCAGCCCTAAGTACTTGGAGGAACTAATTAATATCTGTAAGCAAGAATCGATACATTTAATTATTCCTTTAATTGATACTGAATTAACACTCTTAGCTAAAAGTCGTACCCTTTTTGAAGAAATAGGAGTTAAGGTATTAGTTTCTAGTGTTGAATTAAACGAGATCGCATCTGACAAAACGAAAACTTATGATTTCTTTGTTGAAAAAGGATTACAAACTCCTAAAGTCTATACTAATGAAGAACTTGATAAAAAAGCATTTAGGTTCCCTTTACTTATTAAACCTCTTGATGGAAGTTCAAGTAAAGGTGTTACAAAAATTTTAAATGAAAAAGAGCTTGATTTTTTTTGTGAGTATATTCCAAATGCTATGGTACAGGAATTTGTTGAGGGTACTGAGTATACAGTTGATGTTATGGTTGATTTTAAAGGAAATATTAAGACGATTGTGCCTAGGATGCGCATAGAAACAAGAGCAGGTGAAGTGAGTAAAGGAGTAACAGAAAAGAATGGAATTATAATTAATGCTGTTGAGGAAGTAGTAAATTTATTACCACAACCAGTCGGTTGCTTAACTTTGCAGCTCTTTAAGAAGACTAATGGAGATATAACATTTATTGAAATAAATCCGAGGTTTGGTGGTGGAATTCCATTATCTATTCAAGCTGGTGCAAATTTTCCATTATGGACGATTCAAGCTTGTAAAGGAGAAAATTTCACGGTTCAAGATTATTCTTGGAAAGAAAATCTAACAATGCTTAGATTTGATGAAGCAGTTTACACGGAGAGAATTAATTATGCCAATTAA
- a CDS encoding HAD family hydrolase produces the protein MPIKAVVFDMDDTLYYESDYVRSGMHELEKWVMKNYSVNGFYGIAMNFFETGENKYIFNKTLDLLKIPYDEKIIQKMINVYRSHKPSILLLDDAKWVLNHIEKKVKVGLISDGFLEAQINKVQSLGLTQKFHSIILTDQFGRNHWKPSQRPYEQICINLQVSHDECMYIGDNVKKDFVTANKLGWKTVHVERENGVYSNITEKQEYMAHYKINNLKKISVIPEFQHLFITYDKEATYS, from the coding sequence ATGCCAATTAAGGCTGTTGTTTTTGATATGGATGATACTCTTTATTATGAAAGTGATTATGTGAGAAGCGGCATGCATGAATTGGAAAAATGGGTTATGAAGAACTATAGTGTTAATGGATTTTACGGTATTGCAATGAATTTTTTTGAAACTGGAGAGAACAAATACATATTTAATAAAACCCTAGATTTATTAAAAATTCCTTACGATGAGAAAATAATACAAAAAATGATAAATGTTTATCGATCTCATAAACCTTCAATTCTTTTATTGGATGATGCCAAATGGGTCTTAAACCATATAGAAAAAAAAGTAAAAGTGGGACTTATATCTGACGGATTTCTTGAGGCGCAAATAAACAAAGTTCAATCATTGGGATTAACTCAAAAATTCCATTCTATTATACTTACTGATCAATTCGGTAGGAACCATTGGAAACCAAGTCAAAGACCATATGAACAAATATGTATAAATTTACAAGTTTCGCATGATGAATGTATGTATATAGGAGACAATGTAAAAAAGGATTTTGTTACAGCAAATAAACTGGGTTGGAAAACTGTTCATGTCGAAAGAGAAAATGGAGTCTATTCAAATATAACTGAAAAACAGGAGTACATGGCACATTACAAAATTAATAACTTGAAAAAAATATCAGTCATACCGGAATTCCAACATCTTTTTATTACTTATGATAAAGAAGCTACTTACTCTTAA
- a CDS encoding DegT/DnrJ/EryC1/StrS aminotransferase family protein, with amino-acid sequence MSGKEIKYINEAFETNWIAPLGPNIDAFEKEIASYVGVSEAVAVSSGTAAIHLALSLLDVQKGDEVFCSTLTFVASANPILYQGGIPVFIDSEPETWNMSPQALERALISASLNGKLPKALVLVNLYGQCAKMEEIIALCNQYDVPIIEDAAESLGSFYKGKASGSFGKFGIFSFNGNKIITTSGGGMLVSDDVDAIRKARFLATQAKDPAPHYEHSSIGYNYRMSNILAGIGRGQLEVLEERVHARRTLYDRYQKELGSIPGIEFMPELKHTKSNRWLTAFTIKGNKTSDSVQSILNLLAEENIEARNVWKPLHLQPLFNENKYFPHDEDVSISDLLFKNGVCLPSGSNMSEEEKERVISCVKTAMMEISV; translated from the coding sequence ATGAGCGGTAAAGAAATAAAATATATTAATGAAGCATTTGAAACAAATTGGATTGCGCCATTAGGTCCCAATATTGATGCTTTTGAAAAAGAAATAGCAAGTTATGTAGGAGTCAGTGAAGCTGTTGCCGTAAGTTCAGGTACTGCAGCAATTCATTTGGCTCTTTCTTTATTAGATGTGCAAAAAGGGGATGAGGTATTTTGCTCCACATTAACCTTTGTTGCAAGTGCTAATCCAATTCTTTACCAGGGGGGAATACCGGTTTTCATAGATTCTGAACCTGAAACTTGGAACATGTCTCCTCAAGCACTTGAAAGGGCATTAATATCAGCTTCATTAAATGGAAAGCTGCCCAAAGCACTGGTATTGGTAAATCTTTATGGACAATGTGCAAAAATGGAAGAAATTATTGCATTATGTAACCAATATGATGTACCAATAATTGAAGATGCAGCAGAATCTCTTGGGTCTTTTTATAAAGGGAAAGCCAGCGGATCATTTGGGAAATTCGGCATTTTTTCGTTCAACGGAAACAAAATTATTACGACTTCAGGTGGTGGAATGCTTGTTTCTGATGATGTGGATGCAATAAGAAAAGCAAGATTTTTGGCAACACAAGCTAAAGATCCTGCCCCACATTACGAACATAGCTCAATTGGATACAACTATCGTATGAGCAATATCCTTGCTGGGATCGGTAGAGGACAATTAGAGGTTTTGGAAGAAAGAGTTCATGCAAGAAGGACTTTGTATGACAGGTACCAAAAAGAATTGGGTTCAATACCAGGAATTGAATTTATGCCAGAATTAAAACACACGAAATCGAACCGATGGCTCACCGCTTTTACTATTAAAGGAAATAAAACGTCTGATTCAGTTCAATCTATTTTAAATTTACTTGCAGAAGAGAATATTGAGGCTCGTAATGTGTGGAAACCACTTCATCTACAGCCTCTTTTTAATGAAAATAAATACTTTCCTCATGATGAAGATGTAAGCATTTCTGATCTTTTGTTTAAGAATGGCGTTTGTTTGCCATCAGGATCGAATATGTCTGAAGAAGAAAAAGAGAGAGTTATTTCCTGTGTGAAAACAGCAATGATGGAGATTTCAGTATGA
- a CDS encoding glycosyltransferase family 32 protein codes for MKKKHRIPKVIHFCWFGGNEKPEIIKKCLKSWNENLSDYEFKEWNEENFDMNSNPFVQQAYEAKKFAFVSDFVRVYALYHYGGIYLDTDVEVFKSFDDLLHHDSFWGFEQENFIATSTIGAAKGNQLIKIFLDAYRDKNFKNNDGTFDELTNVAIVSRILEERSLKLNGEYQEIENLGVFYPQTYFSPFDYINYRRFVTENTYAIHHFHKSWLSPTSRMKSNIKKVAANVIGGKNIAKIRKIISQV; via the coding sequence ATGAAAAAAAAACATAGGATTCCCAAAGTTATTCACTTCTGTTGGTTTGGTGGAAATGAGAAGCCAGAAATTATAAAGAAGTGTTTAAAAAGCTGGAACGAAAATCTCTCTGACTATGAGTTTAAAGAATGGAATGAAGAAAATTTTGATATGAATAGTAATCCTTTTGTTCAACAGGCATATGAAGCAAAAAAGTTTGCCTTTGTTAGTGATTTTGTAAGAGTATATGCTTTGTATCATTACGGAGGGATCTACTTAGACACTGATGTAGAGGTTTTTAAATCATTTGATGACCTACTACATCATGATTCATTTTGGGGATTTGAACAAGAGAATTTTATCGCTACTAGTACAATAGGTGCTGCAAAGGGTAATCAGTTAATTAAAATTTTCTTGGATGCATATAGAGATAAAAATTTTAAAAATAATGATGGAACTTTCGATGAACTCACAAACGTTGCTATTGTTTCTAGGATACTAGAAGAAAGGTCCTTAAAATTGAATGGAGAATATCAAGAGATAGAAAATTTAGGTGTGTTTTACCCTCAAACTTATTTTTCTCCATTTGATTATATAAATTATAGAAGGTTTGTTACTGAAAACACTTATGCAATACATCATTTTCATAAAAGCTGGTTATCGCCCACTTCAAGAATGAAAAGCAACATAAAAAAAGTAGCAGCGAATGTGATAGGCGGAAAAAATATTGCGAAAATCAGAAAAATAATTTCTCAGGTATAG
- a CDS encoding glycosyltransferase, translating to MKKILVASYDMEVGGVERSLVALLNNFNYEKYSVDLMLYRHQGDFLNLVHNKVNLLDEVKQYSSFRKSIGQTIKDKQFGIAISRLLSKVNSNFLGKLKKIKEPGYYQMQLMWLYALPFLPKEEKEYDVAISYLWPHYYVSEKVKAKKKIAWIHTDYSTVETNISVDLKLWRKFDHIIAVSEACKHAFLTKYSSLKDKVVVIENITSPDFIRKMAIEPVNNPMLKDNRFKIVTVARFSHAKGIDYAVKALKIMKEKGYNDISWYVVGYGGDESLIEDLIKEFKLEDSFILLGKKSNPYPYIRVADLYVQPSRYEGKAVTVGEAQILNKPVVITNYSTAPSQVKDGIDGYITDLSINGIVDGIEKLYKDENLRESLMRNCQNTNYYNQFELNKLYKFF from the coding sequence ATGAAAAAGATATTAGTAGCCTCATACGATATGGAAGTAGGGGGTGTAGAAAGAAGTCTTGTAGCTTTGCTAAATAATTTCAATTACGAAAAATATTCAGTTGATTTAATGTTATATAGGCACCAAGGAGACTTTTTAAATTTAGTTCATAATAAAGTTAATTTATTAGATGAAGTTAAGCAATACTCTTCATTCAGAAAATCAATCGGTCAAACTATAAAAGATAAACAGTTTGGAATAGCAATATCAAGACTATTATCTAAGGTAAATTCAAATTTCTTAGGAAAACTCAAAAAAATTAAAGAGCCAGGCTATTATCAAATGCAGCTAATGTGGTTATATGCTTTACCTTTTTTACCAAAAGAAGAAAAAGAATATGATGTTGCAATCAGTTATTTGTGGCCTCATTATTATGTATCAGAAAAGGTGAAGGCAAAAAAGAAAATAGCTTGGATTCATACGGATTATTCTACAGTAGAAACAAATATTTCTGTTGATTTAAAGTTGTGGAGGAAATTTGATCACATTATTGCAGTTTCTGAGGCTTGTAAACATGCATTTCTTACTAAATATAGTAGTTTGAAAGATAAAGTAGTTGTCATAGAAAATATTACATCTCCAGATTTCATAAGAAAAATGGCAATCGAACCAGTTAACAACCCCATGTTGAAAGACAATAGGTTTAAAATTGTAACTGTAGCAAGATTTTCTCACGCAAAAGGAATTGATTATGCTGTAAAAGCATTAAAGATCATGAAAGAAAAGGGTTACAATGATATTTCTTGGTATGTTGTAGGGTACGGAGGAGATGAATCTTTAATTGAGGATTTGATTAAAGAATTTAAACTTGAAGATAGTTTTATCTTGCTTGGAAAAAAATCCAATCCTTATCCATATATTAGGGTGGCTGACTTATATGTTCAACCATCTAGATATGAAGGAAAAGCCGTAACAGTAGGAGAAGCTCAAATACTTAATAAACCTGTTGTAATTACAAATTATTCAACTGCACCAAGTCAAGTAAAAGATGGAATTGATGGGTACATTACCGATTTATCTATCAACGGCATTGTAGATGGAATAGAAAAATTATACAAAGATGAAAATCTCAGAGAAAGTTTGATGAGGAACTGTCAAAATACGAATTATTATAATCAGTTTGAATTAAACAAATTATATAAATTTTTTTAA
- a CDS encoding polysaccharide pyruvyl transferase family protein — protein sequence MDNILLLDTSVGSLNKGDDIIMKCVKKQLAVKTKNSYVLTLPTHTSPFHWYQVARNSYRVQVYSNSKYKFVGGSNLLTMDMLTHFPQWNINIFNSKPLKGSILVGVGAGKGTKISGYTKMLYRKILSHEYVHSVRDERTKKILEDIGFKALNTGCATLWSLTPELCNEIPKTKSDSVIFTLTHHSQDTINDQLLIDTLNRNYKDIYFWIQDIKDLDYLNSLKNIKKVKIVPPTIEDYENVLSKDVDYIGTRLHGGIFAMRHKKRSIIISIDERASGMSESYNLNILDRKDLTNLETMINSEIKTNVNVNFDVVNEWLNQF from the coding sequence ATGGATAATATTCTTTTGTTAGATACTTCAGTTGGATCATTAAACAAAGGTGATGACATCATTATGAAGTGTGTAAAAAAGCAATTAGCAGTTAAAACAAAAAATTCATATGTTTTAACTTTACCTACTCACACTTCTCCTTTTCATTGGTATCAAGTTGCAAGAAATTCTTACAGAGTTCAGGTATATAGTAATTCAAAATATAAATTTGTGGGTGGTTCCAATTTGTTAACGATGGATATGCTTACTCATTTTCCTCAGTGGAATATAAATATCTTTAATTCTAAACCATTGAAAGGAAGTATATTGGTAGGTGTAGGTGCAGGTAAAGGTACGAAGATAAGCGGATATACAAAAATGTTATATAGAAAAATATTGTCACATGAGTATGTTCATAGTGTAAGAGATGAAAGAACTAAGAAAATTTTGGAGGATATTGGTTTTAAAGCCTTAAATACAGGATGTGCTACTTTATGGTCACTGACTCCAGAGCTATGTAATGAAATTCCAAAAACAAAATCAGATTCAGTAATTTTTACTCTTACGCATCATTCTCAAGACACTATAAATGATCAATTATTAATAGATACTCTGAATCGAAATTACAAAGATATTTATTTTTGGATTCAAGATATAAAAGATCTTGATTATTTAAATTCTTTAAAAAATATTAAAAAAGTAAAAATAGTGCCTCCTACTATTGAAGATTATGAGAATGTTCTTAGCAAAGATGTCGATTATATTGGTACTCGATTACATGGTGGTATATTTGCAATGCGGCATAAAAAAAGATCGATAATAATTTCAATCGATGAAAGAGCTAGTGGAATGAGTGAAAGCTATAATCTAAATATATTAGATAGAAAAGACCTTACTAACCTTGAAACAATGATTAATTCTGAAATAAAAACAAATGTAAATGTTAATTTTGATGTAGTAAATGAATGGCTAAATCAATTTTAA
- a CDS encoding peptidase has product MNEIILDKIEIKNNRVDYFFSVNGRMQKYFKKENHMFLEYNYDIKDIPKSVLTIPFISNVIPLVWISDARILIDELDRNFFECLKNIKHAYQNMFPNIEFKGSLVVNEVVTNTYIPERESASLFSGGLDALTTFIRIKDKNPILITEYGWHENNVQFSKVWEADKNNAIQFGENYGLDNILVQSNYGTFIMGQEINRDFSKKLGDSWWHGLHHGLAIISAAIPIAFMLKIKCIYIASSNSPQYKVTCASDPTVDNEIRYASGMVFHDGYELTRQDKVKVVVDYYSDKKEIANIRVCFKNEENCCKCEKCLRTILGIIAEGKNPNDFGFSIQNNTSESIKTSLNYEVKFFTNTFINIYWVNIQNRMKENYDNVLYRDLLEWFLDYDFVTERKKTLLKYRTENFFPILKRKISQKVNRLFA; this is encoded by the coding sequence ATGAACGAAATAATTCTCGATAAAATAGAAATCAAAAATAACAGAGTAGATTATTTTTTTAGTGTTAATGGAAGAATGCAAAAGTATTTTAAAAAAGAAAATCATATGTTTCTTGAATATAATTATGATATTAAAGATATTCCCAAAAGCGTTTTAACTATTCCTTTTATTTCAAATGTAATTCCTCTAGTATGGATTTCAGATGCAAGAATATTAATTGATGAATTAGATAGAAACTTTTTTGAGTGTCTTAAGAATATTAAGCATGCATATCAAAATATGTTTCCTAATATTGAGTTTAAAGGCTCGTTAGTAGTAAATGAAGTTGTTACTAATACGTATATACCTGAAAGAGAATCAGCATCTTTGTTTAGTGGAGGGCTTGATGCACTTACTACTTTTATCAGAATTAAAGATAAAAACCCCATATTAATTACGGAGTATGGATGGCATGAGAATAACGTACAATTTAGTAAAGTTTGGGAAGCTGATAAGAATAACGCAATCCAATTTGGAGAAAATTATGGATTAGATAATATACTAGTTCAATCAAATTATGGGACATTTATTATGGGGCAAGAAATTAATAGGGATTTCAGCAAAAAGTTGGGAGATTCTTGGTGGCATGGACTGCATCATGGTTTAGCTATCATTTCAGCAGCAATCCCTATTGCATTTATGCTAAAGATTAAATGTATATATATTGCAAGTTCTAACTCTCCACAATATAAAGTAACATGTGCATCTGATCCTACTGTAGACAATGAAATTCGGTATGCATCTGGAATGGTATTTCATGATGGATATGAGCTGACTAGGCAAGATAAGGTAAAAGTGGTAGTTGATTATTATTCAGATAAAAAAGAGATTGCTAATATTAGAGTTTGTTTTAAAAATGAAGAAAACTGCTGTAAATGCGAGAAATGTCTTAGAACTATTTTGGGCATTATTGCGGAAGGGAAAAATCCTAATGATTTCGGATTTAGTATCCAAAATAACACATCTGAAAGTATTAAAACAAGCTTGAATTATGAGGTTAAATTTTTTACAAATACATTTATTAATATTTATTGGGTAAACATTCAAAATAGAATGAAAGAAAATTACGATAATGTACTATATAGGGATTTGCTGGAATGGTTTTTAGATTATGACTTTGTAACTGAGCGTAAAAAAACATTGTTGAAATATAGAACAGAAAACTTTTTTCCAATTTTGAAACGGAAAATTTCCCAAAAAGTAAATAGATTATTTGCATAA
- a CDS encoding lipopolysaccharide biosynthesis protein, with protein MRVQNSLKNIFFGLSGQFISMIMGFIVRTVFIYTLGIEYLGIEGLFTSILIMLSLANLGFDTAMIYSLYKPIAEEDKYKIQALMNLYKKAYRIIAIVVLIIGLSLIPFLPYITDGATTISNINIIYILFLLNSVSSYYFVYKHSIIIADQRNHIISKIHSMFIFISNLIQITLLLIGLNYILILSTQIICRIVENGYIAHKANLLYPYLKGKNNATLTCNEKKMFFENLYALLLYKISGVVINGTDNLIISMFVGIAAVGIYSNYFLIIATLTTFLSYLFYSITASIGNLIVQEDDEKKYFIFRVLNFANFWIYGFCAVCLWNIINPFITLWLGENYLFDKFIVFAIIVNFYTAGMQDAATAFRDASGLFKKGKYRPIIAAVINIVASIILAKVIGIAGVFLGTVFSRICTYFWYDPYIIFKFVFKKSVKTYFIRYTCYSLLVVICIALIEGLTILIYPEPINIIIIRGLCSLIIPNILFLMLFKKTDEFKYLFNILRTLILRFKYWQLARDV; from the coding sequence ATGAGAGTACAAAATTCGTTAAAAAATATATTTTTCGGTTTATCAGGACAATTCATTAGTATGATTATGGGTTTTATTGTAAGAACTGTATTCATTTATACATTAGGTATTGAATACTTAGGTATTGAGGGACTTTTTACGAGTATATTAATCATGTTATCTCTAGCTAATTTAGGTTTCGATACAGCTATGATCTATAGCCTTTATAAACCAATTGCTGAAGAAGATAAATACAAAATACAAGCTTTGATGAATTTATATAAAAAAGCATATAGGATTATTGCAATCGTCGTATTAATAATTGGATTATCTTTAATACCATTTCTTCCATATATTACTGATGGTGCTACAACTATTAGTAATATCAACATTATTTATATTTTGTTTTTACTTAACTCCGTTTCATCTTATTATTTTGTATATAAACATTCTATTATTATTGCAGATCAGCGAAATCATATCATTTCTAAAATCCACAGTATGTTTATTTTTATTTCTAACTTGATTCAAATAACATTATTATTAATTGGATTAAACTATATCTTAATTCTCTCAACTCAAATCATATGTAGAATAGTGGAAAATGGATATATTGCTCATAAAGCAAATTTACTATATCCATATTTAAAAGGAAAAAACAATGCTACATTAACTTGTAATGAAAAAAAAATGTTTTTTGAAAATTTATATGCACTACTACTATATAAAATAAGTGGTGTAGTTATAAATGGAACTGATAACCTAATTATTTCAATGTTTGTTGGAATTGCAGCAGTTGGAATTTATTCTAATTATTTTTTAATTATTGCAACGTTAACTACTTTTTTGAGTTATTTATTTTATTCTATTACAGCTAGTATTGGAAATTTAATTGTGCAGGAAGATGATGAGAAAAAATATTTTATATTCCGCGTCTTGAATTTTGCGAATTTTTGGATTTATGGTTTTTGCGCTGTTTGTCTTTGGAATATAATTAATCCTTTTATAACGTTATGGCTAGGAGAAAATTACCTGTTTGATAAATTTATAGTATTTGCAATAATAGTAAATTTTTATACTGCTGGTATGCAAGATGCTGCTACTGCATTTAGGGATGCATCGGGTTTATTTAAAAAAGGAAAATATAGACCTATTATTGCTGCCGTAATAAATATTGTCGCTTCTATAATATTAGCAAAAGTAATAGGTATAGCAGGAGTTTTTTTAGGAACAGTTTTTAGTAGGATTTGTACATATTTTTGGTATGATCCTTATATTATTTTTAAATTCGTATTTAAAAAATCAGTTAAAACATATTTTATAAGATACACATGTTATTCTTTGCTAGTTGTCATTTGTATAGCATTAATTGAGGGTCTTACCATTTTGATTTATCCTGAACCAATTAATATCATTATTATTAGGGGATTGTGTTCTTTAATAATTCCTAATATCTTATTTTTAATGTTGTTTAAAAAGACAGATGAGTTTAAATATTTATTCAATATTTTAAGAACACTTATTCTAAGGTTTAAATACTGGCAATTAGCTAGAGATGTCTAG